From the genome of Mustela erminea isolate mMusErm1 chromosome 3, mMusErm1.Pri, whole genome shotgun sequence:
TatacatacccttcccaatgtccatcacccagttaccccatcccccatcagAGCCCAAGCTTTTAACTAGTACGTGTCTGGATCAAAAGCTAAAAATCTCAACTATGATACTCTTCTCTGCTGGAAATGGACAGAGTAGATTTGAGCATTGTCAGAAAGGTAGAACAGATAGGATTTGGTACCTGATTCaggtgtaattttttaaaatacaccaaagagtaaatctgattttaaaaattggcagattGTGTACATAAAAAGCTCTAtgttctcggggcgcctgggtggctcagtgggttaagcctctgccttcggctcaggtcatgatctcagggtcctgggatcgagccccgcatcaggctctctgctcagcagggagcctgcttcctcctcctctctctctctgcctgcctctctgcctgcttgtgatctctgtctgtcaaataaaaaaaaaataaataaataaaaaaatcttaaaaaaagctcTATGTTCTTACCTTTGAAAGTTGGATACATCCATTTATGTATTTCACCTAGGAACAATGATTTATCATTTGCTAACTCATTGTTCCAAGTGACTTTATAGAGCCTTACTATTGTGAAAAATGAGGACTGACTGTATTTGCTGCCCATATTCACCACACCATATAAATTCCTGGAGATGTACACAtgcatatttatttcaaagaggatATGCTTTCAACTGAGATTGAGAGTTAAGGAGAATCCATGAAAATCTGCCTCCTGCCAATTTTAGGAGaaagaagtaatttttatatCAGTTACCTTAAATATCAAAGCAAGATGATTGGAGTGTTTTTCTGCATTCCAAGGTGGTTTAGCACAAGCCATTTCTATAATGGCACAGCCAACACTCCATACGTCACAGCTCCTACCATACTGCTGACCTCTTAGTACCTAAAATGGAAGGTGATTTGGAAAtattactcattaaaaaaagagaaagatgttcTGTAGTTATAGATCctagcttttttatttcagatcAAAACAATGGTAACTCCACGGATTACCCTGATGTCTCATTTATTTCATCAATAAACTTATTAATCTCCTATGTGGCACAAAAGTATTTTGGAGAATTCTgagataatgaaagaaagatatATCACAGAATTTCCAAGCACCCCCAGTGCACTTAAGTAAACCAAGCGGCCAGAGGACAAGTAAGTGATCACCACATGTAAACACGAAGAGTTTGGAACACAACAGATGAAGCCTGATTCAGAACAGCAGTGCTTAGTTACACTTCTTCCACTGCTACTAAGACCAGCTTCTCTGTGCTCACCTCCCTTTGGAACAGGGAGAGACCAACTGTTGAGATTCCTATTATGTGTGCTTTGGGTGTACTACAAAACAATAGTACAAATCACCCCAAAATTCTTTGTTAGAAATAGTCTTATAAGCAAACTATTAAAacctgccttttaaaattttgtcaagaCAAAGATGGAAAGGCACGGATTAAGGGTTCTGAAATCAAGGATATaattaaaaccttatttttagAGCTATACGCTTCTAATTTGCAAGCATATACTGAATAACACTGCAAACTAATTTGCTCTAATTCTGTCACCTAGAACTCCAGGTATTTTCTTTCATCACACTCAAAGCTGCTTCTCACCTCTGGTGCCATAAATGCAATTGTCCCCAATAACTGTCCCTGAAACTCTCCTGCACCAGTTCCTTTTGATGCCAACCTGGCTGCAGCTCCGAAATCTGCAATTCTCAGTCTCTGACCTGTGCTGTCAATTAGCAAATTGGCACCTGtcaaaagaaatagcaaatgaccttgtatgttaaaaacaaaagaacagattaGAAACTCAGTAAGATACTAACAAAATAGGACGTAACAAAGGAAGCAGACATGGAAGGGTTCAGAAAAATCTCCTCTCTGAATTCATTTCATTCTTGCTAAAGGCACAGAGGTATCAAcagtgcaaaataaataaaatccaaatcctCAGAGGGAAGATCAAAGTAACgaggcagaaggaaataaaggcagacatttaataaaAAGTGCTAAAAACCTTTAATATAATGATTCCCATCAAAAATCTTCCCTCGAAGTTAAAATTTTAGTGTAGTTTCCATTTTAAGACAAAGTCCTACTGAAACACACTCACTAGACCAACTGAAAATATACAGGAATTTCACAATTCtaacttataaaaaattaatgttataaaATTACTTGAGTATGTTATATCAAATACTAGCCATAGACTCATGTCAGAAAGCCAACGTTGTTCTTAATAAGATGAACTGCAAAAGATCTGAAAGGATTTTTCTCAAAAGAAGTACATGacatcccaattattctaaatAAAGCCAGGAACAGGAACTTTTGGGGAGGTAGGAGGTTATGAGACCAAGATAGGAAATCAGAGACCTGATTTTTGTACCTGATTTGCCATCAATTAGCAGTAGGACTGGAAAAATCAGTCTCTCCAAGGAAGGCAGATTACATGACTCCACAGGTTCCTTTCACTTCTATTAATTCTAGTGATTGGAGTTACTCAGGAGAAACAACCCCAAGTTTCTAACTTGAAACCCCAAATAGTTTCAAGGTAGAAACTATCAACAAAGGTCCAAGTTATAAAACTacatgtatttctatttattgGTAGTAGGTAGTAATTAAAAGAATACCTACCTTTGACATCTCTATGAATGATCTGGTTTTCATGGAGATATGAAAGGCCACGAAGTAACTGTTCAGTATAATTAATAACTACTGATTCCTTGAAGGCTCCATATTTACTGAGCAAATGAGCCACAGATCCTCCTATAAGACAAATATAATAATTATCATAAACTCGagccaaaattaaaacaattttattacaCTTAGGTTACATATTCTTGTGCCAGAGCTCATGTtcaatatgaaatattaaatttatactcTGCACCAGAAGTGAAACGGATTTTAAAACTAATATATTCCAGGGATATCAATTAGACATTTTCATCCAACTTTCATGACCTAATTTTTTGGAAGGTCAAGATTTCAGAAAGCTTTGAAACTTAACAATTTTGGATGGAACTATTTTGCAATATACCATTCACCTCTCTTTTTGACCAAGATATACAAAATACCTTTCTTAGTAAGACTTAAGAGTGCTAACATGTTATTTTGCAGAAGGTAGAGAGAAGCAGCCAGACCAGAAGAGCCAGCAAGAAGCTTCATACTCTACTATTTACTAGCTCTGACCTGGGACAGGTCACAAGTTCAATAAACCTCACACtgagaagtatttaaaatagtcaaCCTAAAAACAACAATCTACACAGCTACAACCAACATCAGGGAACATACCAAAGAACAGATATGTAAACAGAAACACACTCCTTCAGATGCAAAAAAATCTAAGATGCTAAACCaagcatttgttcattcattataTCCCAAGTTACTTGTTCTACTGTATGTACAATATGATACCacataaaattcagtttttatttgttcaagTAGATGACAAGGTTCAACTTTATGCTTCAGTGCTAGTTTGCCTACAATAATTTTTCCAAGTTatatcttaatttcatttttatattgtcaCATTAAAACATCTCAAATCTGTCCAACTAATGATGGCTATCTGGAAAAATATGGCTCTTACACATAAGCAGgtctttcaaaaattattcctGTAAAACAGTGctacaaaatcatttaaaaaggaacactgaaaaagtctGAAAGGTAGAGACAATgaatatcttatttatatttaaatgtaagacaAAATGGGCAACCCAATACTCTTGGCTCCCCTCGCTCTTTGAGAGCTTTGTACTATTACTCGGTACACTTCGTTTTGCTGCCCACCAATCAATCAGTGTAAGATAAAACAAAGTATTTCCGGTTTATATTATGTTAGGGTGATTTGCTTTTAGAAAAGCAACTACTTactaaaaataagtgttttaaaaataagctgtttttcttaaatttagtaTTAGCCAGAAAGTTAAATTCATGTGCTACTACTGGCAATTTAAAACAGGAACATACCTGCCATCCATTCGATGAAGAGATTATAATTGCTTTTCTCACATGTGGCTCCCAACATCCTAATGATGTTGGGATGATTCAAATGGCTCATCATTCTGATCTCTTCTCTTAATGCTTCCACTACTTCCTCTTGCTCAGAAGATGTATTTCTGACATATGTCACCTGTTTCAATAACCATGTTTATAAAGTTTTGAATTCTGATGAATTTCTATTTACAAACTTTATTAACAATCTGATCTAAAGTGGACAATTTCAAATCAGTTACAGATTAACAGGAGTTAGCATTTATGCTAATATGTagatacttcattaaaaaaaaatcaaactcttagaaagaaaagagagtctAGCTTAAGAAGCAATGAAAtatcagaaaaagggaaaaaactggGATGTAGCCAGTCCTCCCAAACTGTCCAAAGATGGAGTAAGAAAAGCCCATTCATAGAAGAaccaacataatttaaaaatgaaagctttattttaattttcttcttttgatcaGGATGTTCATAAAAAGTAAACTAGAGATCCCAAGATGCTGCTGCACAGGTTACATGGGTAAAAGGAGTATGAAATCATAACTCTTGTTTATAAAAAGCACAaccaggggcaactgggtggctcagtgggttaagcctccaccttcagctcaggtcatgatcccagggtcctgggactgaggcctgcattgggctctctgctcagcagggagcctgcttccccctccccctctgcctgcttctctgcctgattgtgatctcttgtctctctgtcaaataaataaataatctttaaaaaaaaaaaagcacaaccaaAAACAACCTCTATGAGGCCCATCGTGGTGctgcattttaaataatcatgctttaagactatactttcaggagcacctgggtggcttagttggttgagcatttgccttcggcttgggtcatgatttcagggtcctgggagcggttccctatcgggctccttgctcatcaggggaggaggctgcttctccttctccctctgcctctgtccctcccccaactcatgcctCCCCCGctcccaaataaatatatgaaattttaaaaagaaagaaagaaagaagactatcAGGGGACATTTCTGCAgctcattaaaataaatcatgCTTCAGCTTTCCATTAGAATCCATGATGCTTTTGGTGCTTTGGCAGTATTTACTTTGAAATTTAGGTGTCTGAAAAAGAACTAAAGCATATACACACTGGAAcatatcctttatttttcttacttgctCATGcttcatttctataatttaagTCATTTATGTGctcactaggtatttacctgttTAACAGCCATTAATGTTCCAGTTCCCACATCTTGAGCCTGGTAACAGGAAGAAAATGCTCCAAGGCCTATCTGCTGACCCTTCAGCCATTCAGTGTCTTCTCTGTAAGGCTGTTTTGCTTTGGTATGTCCTGGTAGAGTTTCTGGTGTCTACATATTAAATGAAAGCAATCTTTTTACTGTTAGGTTAAAAGAGGAAGAGTTTGTGAAATCAGCCTGGCAAAATACTATTCTTGCTTGGTCTGGCTTCTCAGACCATCTATAAAGTTGACCTCTGTAGGGACAGTGTCGGTGACCAATGTCAAATGCAGAAGGGATCACCATTACAGAAATGCCTTTGAAATAGGCAAGTAGTGTTTGTGGTCaagcaacaattaaaaaaactgcTGTATAACTCTATGTGAAAAACTGCTTCTCACAATTAACTCATGTGAAAAGCATCGTTTCTGAGTTGTTTCTTTTAGCTTGGTGCAAGGAAACTCTAATCACTTCAAGACTATACTTACATCCTGTTGAATAATGATGATATCTTCTCCATTTTCAACTTGTAGTTGAGGAACTATGGGGAGGGCATCCTGAGACGCTGACATTGCCATGGCAATTGCTaaagcttcttcttcttcagcttccatcttttctttgcatttttgatTATGATTCACATCATCTTTGTAGGTATCATCATTTTCATCCTTTTCAGGGGAGAGCACAGCAACTTCTGACTTAAAAGTTACTGTTGTATCACTTGAAGGCATAGATGCTTCAAGAAGGTCCTCAATACTGGAGTTGAGCTCTGTATTGACATCTAGTCTGCATTTCTCTTCTACTGGGGTGAACACTGTCTCATCACTGGGTATGACAGCATTACTGCTATTGCTGCTGCCAAAGCTGTCATCACATTTGGCAGTACTGTTCAGATCAAGTGTCATGCTATTCTTTGAGGCCTCTCCCTGTTTACTTGAATTACCTGGGGAAGGTCGAGATGGCTTTGGCCTGTGTATATTACTAGAGGGCAGGGGTCTGGACTGAGTAAAGATGGGGGAAGATTTATCTGAGTCTCTGTTTTCCGAACAGTTTCTCTGGAACTGTAGAGAAAATTTTCGCTGTGTCTGAGGAGATGCGGAAGGTATTTTGCAGGGAATGAATCCCTGAGGTCTATGCTTAGAGACATCCGTTCCAGTGCCAGTTGGTGCAGAGGGGGCAGATGAAGAAGGACTTGACAAGGGTGGAAATATTAATGGAGAATGATGAGATAAAGGAGAGGTGTTCAAACACTGACTGTGGGGTCTGCCTTTTGTTTGAACCATTGGCTTTGGTTGCTCCATTGTTGTTGAGCTGGGAAGTCCTACTGAAATGCTGCCCAGTCTGTCAGTAATGTCCTCTGAAGTGGCACTCAGTTTTGTAGCACATAGtccttttccagttttctctaaATGGTCTGTGTGCTCAAGGGAGCTGTTCTCTGTGGTTTCTGGGTAACTGGTTGGGACAGCCGCCTGTAAAAAGCTGTCATGTCGACCCTCCAAAGCGTCTCCTACGCCTAGCTGGATGGCCTCAGCAATTTCCACCTCATCTGCAATAGCCATCAAACGACGACGCATCCTGGTAAAATGAGTGGAACTGGAAACATTCAGCATTTCCAATAGTTTTGAAAATACGTGGGGGACAGCAGTAACCATTCTTGCGGAACTCAGATATATCCTTCGGGAGAGTTTACCAACCATTGAGTGGGAATTATCAATGGACTGCAAAGCAAAGGTTAAGAGGGACAGCAGCTTTTTatacctgaaagaaaaaaaaaattcaatcactAGACAAGTCAAAATTACTGCAAACTATATGCAAATAAGAAAGGTACTAGAGTTTAAAGCTTATACACTGAAAAAAAGTGTATAAGAACTTTGTTTCAGAACAAAGGatctattaaattttaattaaatagccTAGACTTGAGGTTTTTTTAATCAATCAAAGATTAAGGTATTAGTAACCTATATATATGTTCTGTAGCTTCTGAGTCTTTATAATGAATCTAAAATGTGTCCTTGGGGGGGGGGATGAgtagaaagaagaacaaagtaatTTATTTGCAGAAGAAATATTACCTGACATCAACAGGCTCAGCTTGTGAAACATCAGTACTGACAATATGAGGGTAAAATTCAGCAGGAAATTCCAAGAGCAGTCTGTCTATAAGGCAAAGGCGGCCCAGAAGTTCTTGCCAGTTGTTTGATTCAGTTTGGTTTCCAAGAATACAACTTAAGACATAATCAACACCACCAATACCAATGGATCCTgtgaaaaggaaagcagaaataattgaaaagcagtgatattaaaatctaaaacaaaacatggtCAAAATAGCACAATGTCAAGGACAATACtctaattatattcattttaaaaatttgttaggGGTttcctgggtaactcagttgctTAAATGGCTGACTCTTGAGTTTGATTCAGtttatcatctcagggtcctaggattgagccccaagtctggctctgcgctcagcagggagtctgctccctctccctctgcccctccctctgtgctctctcagataaataaatcgtttaaaaaaagaaagaatttcttagATTAATTCATATTTCTAACGTTAGCTGACTCAATCAATTTACACAATTACTCCAAAATCCATACAACTGCCCTGTCAGAGATTACAGAATTAGACAGTCGGCGAAGGAAAATGGTAAGATCTGCtacattattattaagtaaaaagtTATTACCAGCTTTAAGTATTTCTCTGCCAACTGCCAACTCTCCTGCTTGGCCTTTGCATAATTCCAACAGTGTCGATATAGACAGCTGACTTGTACGACTACAAATGAAAGAAGCAACATCAGACTTGGATCTTAgataaaatgcacattaaaagGACAAAAGTAATGTAATGCTATGTGAAAAGGTGGGGAAAAAAGCTTCCACATGTGTTTGCTTTTCCACCACTAAAATCACATTAATAATATTCCtacaaataataatattcatCATTTAATGTTAATTTCATTACCTCATTTGTGTTAAGCACAGAACTTTTACTAGTGGCTCTTGAAGAGCAAGTACTGATTTAAATAGCAAACCAGATAAAAAGCGTATTTtggttatttcattaaaataaaaaatacttgttttgatTTCTGAATTTTCAGTAAGAATCTCTTGCATTAAAAGCAAAACCTTCCCATCCAaaactttatttctcttatttagcCTGAGTGAGTTCCAAATACCTTAAAatctttttactgtatttttttttaataatgttctgTCACTGAAGGGACCAAGTAAACAACCTAATTTTAGTATTTGGGAAAGCACACAACACAACAAATGCCACAAAAGCAATGaagttctctgaaaaatataCTCTGATTCTGAAAAACAGCAATTTTTCTATGcatttgcaaattatttattaatctgcCTAATGTTGTTCAGGTATTATAGTATTCTCTCTAAGCAACAAGACCATCTCTAATACTTTCACTTCATAGGCTTATGTGGAGAAAACAATGGAGGCAAAGCACACACTTCATGAAATGAGAAGTCAAATCTAAGCACCTAGTTTTTGAGACCAACTGCAAACCTAAAACTGCATCATGTGACttaggaaagaagacaaaagttGGGCTGAGCGAGCTTCAAATGGGTCATGGCAGAGGCACATGGGAGATCCAGTGCTTCCTCCCCTGAAATGGGCAGGACTGAAAGAGGTGAGAATGCCCAACGACCTTTAGCACTAGCTATGCT
Proteins encoded in this window:
- the MAP3K1 gene encoding mitogen-activated protein kinase kinase kinase 1 isoform X3, whose product is MESKETLKGLHKMDDRPEERMIREKLKATCMPAWKHEWLERRNRRGPVVVKPIPIKGDGSEIHNLATESQGEGQASTTSPAPKGRRSPSPGSSPSGRSVKSESPGVRRKRVSPVPFQSGRVTPPRRAPSPDGFSPYSPEETNRRVNKVMRARLYLLQQIGPNSFLIGGDSPDNKYRVFIGPQNCSCGRGTFCIHLLFVMLRVFQLEPSDPMLWRKTLKNFEVESLFQKYHSRRSSRIKAPSRNTIQKFVSRMSNSHTLSSSSTSTSSSENSIKDEEEQMCPICLLGMLDEESLTVCEDGCRNKLHHHCMSIWAEECRRNREPLICPLCRSKWRSHDFYSHELSSPVDSPSSLRAAQQQTVHQQPLAGSQRRSQESNFNLTHYGTQQIPPAYKDLAEPWIQVFGMELVGCLFSRNWNIREMALRRLSHDVSGALLLANGESTGNSGSNGRSSPSAGASGSSQTSISGDVVEACCNVLSMVCADPVYKVYVAALKTLRAMLVYTPCHSLAERIKLQRLLRPVVDTILVKCADANSRTSQLSISTLLELCKGQAGELAVGREILKAGSIGIGGVDYVLSCILGNQTESNNWQELLGRLCLIDRLLLEFPAEFYPHIVSTDVSQAEPVDVRYKKLLSLLTFALQSIDNSHSMVGKLSRRIYLSSARMVTAVPHVFSKLLEMLNVSSSTHFTRMRRRLMAIADEVEIAEAIQLGVGDALEGRHDSFLQAAVPTSYPETTENSSLEHTDHLEKTGKGLCATKLSATSEDITDRLGSISVGLPSSTTMEQPKPMVQTKGRPHSQCLNTSPLSHHSPLIFPPLSSPSSSAPSAPTGTGTDVSKHRPQGFIPCKIPSASPQTQRKFSLQFQRNCSENRDSDKSSPIFTQSRPLPSSNIHRPKPSRPSPGNSSKQGEASKNSMTLDLNSTAKCDDSFGSSNSSNAVIPSDETVFTPVEEKCRLDVNTELNSSIEDLLEASMPSSDTTVTFKSEVAVLSPEKDENDDTYKDDVNHNQKCKEKMEAEEEEALAIAMAMSASQDALPIVPQLQVENGEDIIIIQQDTPETLPGHTKAKQPYREDTEWLKGQQIGLGAFSSCYQAQDVGTGTLMAVKQVTYVRNTSSEQEEVVEALREEIRMMSHLNHPNIIRMLGATCEKSNYNLFIEWMAGGSVAHLLSKYGAFKESVVINYTEQLLRGLSYLHENQIIHRDVKGANLLIDSTGQRLRIADFGAAARLASKGTGAGEFQGQLLGTIAFMAPEVLRGQQYGRSCDVWSVGCAIIEMACAKPPWNAEKHSNHLALIFKIASATTAPSIPSHLSPGLRDVALRCLELQPQDRPPSRELLKHPVFRTTW
- the MAP3K1 gene encoding mitogen-activated protein kinase kinase kinase 1 isoform X1, which encodes MAAAAGNRASSSGFPGAGAASPEAGGGGGALKASSAPAAAAGLLREAGSGGRERADWRRRQLRKVRSVELDQLPEPPLFLASSSPSSSSTSPSPEPSDPAAGGSGFQAVAVPQPHGVANRGGAHPLEPAAAQDSGAQSPAGAEPGEKRTPAAEPPPAAAPAGREMESKETLKGLHKMDDRPEERMIREKLKATCMPAWKHEWLERRNRRGPVVVKPIPIKGDGSEIHNLATESQGEGQASTTSPAPKGRRSPSPGSSPSGRSVKSESPGVRRKRVSPVPFQSGRVTPPRRAPSPDGFSPYSPEETNRRVNKVMRARLYLLQQIGPNSFLIGGDSPDNKYRVFIGPQNCSCGRGTFCIHLLFVMLRVFQLEPSDPMLWRKTLKNFEVESLFQKYHSRRSSRIKAPSRNTIQKFVSRMSNSHTLSSSSTSTSSSENSIKDEEEQMCPICLLGMLDEESLTVCEDGCRNKLHHHCMSIWAEECRRNREPLICPLCRSKWRSHDFYSHELSSPVDSPSSLRAAQQQTVHQQPLAGSQRRSQESNFNLTHYGTQQIPPAYKDLAEPWIQVFGMELVGCLFSRNWNIREMALRRLSHDVSGALLLANGESTGNSGSNGRSSPSAGASGSSQTSISGDVVEACCNVLSMVCADPVYKVYVAALKTLRAMLVYTPCHSLAERIKLQRLLRPVVDTILVKCADANSRTSQLSISTLLELCKGQAGELAVGREILKAGSIGIGGVDYVLSCILGNQTESNNWQELLGRLCLIDRLLLEFPAEFYPHIVSTDVSQAEPVDVRYKKLLSLLTFALQSIDNSHSMVGKLSRRIYLSSARMVTAVPHVFSKLLEMLNVSSSTHFTRMRRRLMAIADEVEIAEAIQLGVGDALEGRHDSFLQAAVPTSYPETTENSSLEHTDHLEKTGKGLCATKLSATSEDITDRLGSISVGLPSSTTMEQPKPMVQTKGRPHSQCLNTSPLSHHSPLIFPPLSSPSSSAPSAPTGTGTDVSKHRPQGFIPCKIPSASPQTQRKFSLQFQRNCSENRDSDKSSPIFTQSRPLPSSNIHRPKPSRPSPGNSSKQGEASKNSMTLDLNSTAKCDDSFGSSNSSNAVIPSDETVFTPVEEKCRLDVNTELNSSIEDLLEASMPSSDTTVTFKSEVAVLSPEKDENDDTYKDDVNHNQKCKEKMEAEEEEALAIAMAMSASQDALPIVPQLQVENGEDIIIIQQDTPETLPGHTKAKQPYREDTEWLKGQQIGLGAFSSCYQAQDVGTGTLMAVKQVTYVRNTSSEQEEVVEALREEIRMMSHLNHPNIIRMLGATCEKSNYNLFIEWMAGGSVAHLLSKYGAFKESVVINYTEQLLRGLSYLHENQIIHRDVKGANLLIDSTGQRLRIADFGAAARLASKGTGAGEFQGQLLGTIAFMAPEVLRGQQYGRSCDVWSVGCAIIEMACAKPPWNAEKHSNHLALIFKIASATTAPSIPSHLSPGLRDVALRCLELQPQDRPPSRELLKHPVFRTTW